The following proteins come from a genomic window of Peromyscus eremicus chromosome 23, PerEre_H2_v1, whole genome shotgun sequence:
- the Rnf34 gene encoding E3 ubiquitin-protein ligase RNF34: MKAGATSMWASCCGLLNEVMGTGAVRGQQAGFPGSSGPFRFTPSSDFPTYAPAATAGPNIVCKACGLSFSVFRKKHVCCDCRKDFCSFCSVPQGNLRRCSTCHLLQETAFQRPQLMRLKVKDLRQYLLLRNIPTDTCREKADLVDLVLCHRGLGSGDDLDSSSLNSSRSETSSFFTQSFFSNYTAPPATVSSFQGELLDRDGTFRSEVLAQVQSEIASANTDEDDEEDDDDEDEDDDDEQEEEEEENLEEQNPGLSKKKARASLSDLSSLEEVEGMSVRQLKEILARNFVNYSGCCEKWELVEKVNRLYKENEENQKSYGERTQLQDEEDDSLCRICMDAVIDCVLLECGHMVTCTKCGKRMSECPICRQYVVRAVHVFKS; the protein is encoded by the exons ATGAag GCGGGGGCGACTTCCATGTGGGCTTCGTGCTGCGGCCTGCTGAATGAAGTCATGGGGACCGGAGCCGTCCGAGGTCAGCAGGCAGGATTTCCGGGAAGCAGCGGCCCGTTCAGATTCACACCCAGCTCTGACTTCCCCACCTACGCACCAGCAGCTACCGCAGGGCCCAATATTGTTTGTAAAGCGTGTGGACTTTCCTTTTCAGTCTTCAGAAAGAAG CACGTCTGCTGTGACTGCAGGAAAGACTTCTGCTCCTTCTGCTCAGTCCCACAAGGAAACCTCCGCAGATGTTCCACGTGCCACCTGCTCCAGGAGACGGCCTTCCAGCGCCCTCAGCTGATGCGGCTCAAAGTGAAGGACCTGCGGCAGTATCTCCTCCTCCGAAACATCCCAACCGACACTTGTCGGGAGAAGGCGGACTTGGTAGATTTAGTACTGTGCCACCGTGGACTAGGTTCCGGGGATGACCTGGACTCAAGTAGCCTGAATTCCTCACGGTCCGAGACTTCTAGTTTTTTTACACAATCctttttttcaaattatacaGCCCCCCCTGCTACTGTGTCCTCCTTCCAGGGAGAGCTCCTGGACAGAGATGGGACCTTCCGGTCAGAAGTTCTGGCTCAG GTACAAAGTGAAATAGCTTCAGCAAACACagatgaagatgatgaagaagatgatgatgatgaagatgaagacGATGATGAtgagcaagaagaagaagaagaagaaaacttggAGGAGCAG AACCCAGGGCTCTCTAAGAAGAAAGCGAGAGCCTCGCTGTCTGACCTGTCGAGCCTTGAGGAGGTAGAAGGGATGAGTGTGCGCCAGCTGAAGGAAATCCTGGCCCGCAACTTCGTCAACTATTCTGGCTGTTGTGAAAAATGGGAGCTGGTAGAGAAAGTCAACCGGTTGTacaaagagaatgaagagaacCAAAAGTCAT ACGGTGAACGGACGCAACTTCAGGATGAAGAGGATGACAGCCTGTGCCGGATCTGCATGGATGCTGTCATTGACTGTGTCCTGCTGGAGTGTGGGCACATGGTCACCTGCACCAAATGTGGCAAGCGCATGAGTGAGTGTCCCATCTGCCGGCAGTATGTGGTACGAGCTGTGCATGTTTTCAAGTCATGA